The Engystomops pustulosus chromosome 2, aEngPut4.maternal, whole genome shotgun sequence genomic interval TATAAGGTGACTCAAGCAAGCAGGATCCATTTATTAGTTATTTGGCCCCCAAGcccaaaaataattgcaatgaCTGGCGAATCACtgggcattgcgattatttccatCTTCATGTAATCTCCATAGCAAGGCGACGTTGGGTGTTCCTGCCCCACGCCAACGCACTTGCTACAGCCTGTGAACTTTCATCATTAAAAGTTCCCATGCTGCGGCGTTATTCGACGAAAGACCGGACGTGGAATTTTACATCAGCGCAGCTGCCCCCTTATTAAATCAGAAGGCCGGTGTATGCTAATGTATCTGGAAGCAACAGAGGGACAGGGTGTCCATCATAAATTTCCCCCACTGTGCATATGAGAGCTAAGCAAGGGgaagggagagacagtgtaacagcctgtgaagccacagaAAGGCTCAGGAGTCTTTTGGGcttattagcaaaattttaaaattaaattttagacggaaggaggaaatggattacaaatataagaagattaccacagtcacagtgccgggatctatgagtaagtgaccagGCTTGATTTTGACGCTAGATTTAATTTAACCACCATGTGTGAATACTCCCCTAACGAGTTTCTGACTGAAACTAATAATAATATGGCCGCCATTATGGCTCCCTCAGTACTTGTATATACTATGGACTTAGTAGCTGTGCAGCAGATGTGGTGCACTGTACTGTGAGGAGGCTGTTAGTGCGGGTTATGCTGAGGGTCACATGACCTCCGGCCAACTCCCCTCACTCCACTAGTGTGAAGCATCACGTGATTCACGCGGTGCCGCGCCTCCAGCACGCGCCCTCTCCCGGAAGCGGAAGTGAGTTCTCTGTACTGCACAGCGATGAGTGCGGTGGAGTGCGGAGAGGCAGAGCCCCGGAGGCGGGAGCAGTAGGAGCGGCGGAGGGTCGGTATCTGTCTGTACTAGTCCACATTCACATTGATGTCATGTCTTGCTGCGCTTTTACCTATTGACCTTTTCTTTGATTGTGGCACCACATGTCTGTAATAGCACATGCCTGTAATGCTGCTAGTCCCTGCATCGGGGCAATCATGTATATGACGTTTCCCTATCATTATCCATTCATTTATTAGCGTGAAATAAAGGACTGTTGTCTAAATTGTTTACAAATTTGGCCAGGAGGAAAATAGGCAGGAAATagtgtaaaacataagaaaaacatAACGTTCATGTGATGTATGGCTGGCAGCCGGCTCACTGCTGCTTCTGATGAGCTGGAAGTGATGATGCTGCGAGTTCTCCTATACAGACTGTCATATGGGCCCAGATCGCTGCAAGGCCTGGGATTGGAGCTAGTGCTCACATGCTTGGGATCTGTTTTACAGTATGGGAGAGGGGACAGGTAATATTGTAAGTTTTGCACAATTCCTTAAATTTAAGTCACCCATTATTGATCCCTTTAATAGTTACTGactttaacataataataatttggATATAGAAATGTTACTGGTCACATGAAGACTTTATTTGATCATCATCATTTGTTACACAAGGTTGGTAACACATTAAAAGCAAAATGGGGCATTTACTACTCCTtgaacaccagttttctggcagaaaaGACATAAAGTGGTTCTAATTCCTGGCGCATTGCAGGTCCCCCAAAAACACCATCACACCAAGTGGACGTGTCGGGGTCATGAACTAGTGAATTAACTATAGCCCGCGACAGGTTCCTAGCATGGGTTATAATGATGCAGTGTATCCCCCTATATTTTTATGAAGGAACACATATAAAATCAAGTATTGTATTGTAGGTTCACTTGCCaataattgattacttctgccctaTATTATGTATTTCCGATTAATGTAAATGCAAAATGTGAACTTGGCCAGAACATAGAGCAGATCACTACTTGACATGAGTAGACAGTGATGCTTACAAATAACAGCTCCTTAGGCCACTTCTTGCCCATGAGTTTGTGCAGTCAGAGAATGCTCAGTGCACTAGGGGGATTTCAACACTGACCCTCCTATTACTAGGCTGAACTcaacatgtcagttcagtccagtGATACAAGGTTCAGTCTGGGAATTTTTCTCTAACTGTATTTAATTGTGGGCAAGTGGCTTTAAATCTCACCAAATGTTTTATCATTTAGTAGTATTAGACTAAGTTCACACCACTGCTAGTGGtatcagttctttttttgttttggaaTAGAATAACGTTGTTTTAGAACTGATGGTACAGAACCTCTCATTTAGCATCTGTTCCTATTGATGTATATGTATGCATCTATTACGTTTCCGTTATTCATAGCGTCAAAAATAGCGATGCAGCCCGTATAATTTTTTGCTGTTATCAGTAACATAATTTAGCAACGATCAGCTCAAATTGGTTTGAACTGGACCTAAGACCCAGATTGTTGTCCTcattatggttaaaaaaaaaatcatacaactTATTACATGGAAATGACAATCATTACTTTCTTTATGACATGAAGGACAGTCTGTTTTGTAAACCTTCAAGGACTTGATGGTGTCCAGAGGTGCAATTTTCAAAAAACTGTCAAACGCCATGAGGAAATTGGAAAGAAAGAATACAAGTTACCTTAGCTACAGGCCACAAGCTCATTAGAGATAGGCGAGCCTACATGTCTGACTGGTTCGGTATATGTACTCTATACACTTTAAGACTTTTTTAATAGTATTCATAATTTGAATCCATATGTGTTGTATCAGGGAGTTGCACAAGTAATTTCCTGAAGTCGTCTTCAAAGAATTATtcatccttaaaggacacctgtcatcaggtctctgtcactattaccttttggagcagctcacaaggatcccatccaagcctttatctagtcatttcagacattaatcattataaaatcatctattctttatcatgtaaatgaggctggtcacatggtcagaggcagtgatgtcacccctgttacccctcccctctcctccccctgctcatgtctgtgtgtaatgtataataaagcatggctagtgtgtgtgctgcatctgctgacatgctggatcctcctaatacacagagacacagacatccgctacacatgtacctgacatgttctgctataacatggctgcctggaactgttgtatctttcacatacacacacacacgcgcacgcacacacgcgcacacaggctgcaggaggcgtggccaccagcaagcacatggagctgctgtcagtcaaacactgggggtgtgactgtccctaccactcatgaataaggtggacagtttgaatatgctaatgacttattggacatttcacaggtcatttgcatacagctttaggaacacattgcttaggtttacagacatgtagagggacaatgaagggatagaggcaatgctctctaatggcagtttatgaaaatatatttcgtttaggggggttattttgcatgacgggttctctttaacctatGTATATTCTCTGCCTCTCCTTACCCCTATTACCTCTTCTTGCTGACCTTCTCTGTCAATGGATTTTATATTGGTTGTTAGTCGCTGAGTAGTTTTGCAAAAGCCTACATtcatttttttagtaaattatAATTATCAGCTGCCTGGCTTTGATCAATAAAATTAAGTTtatcatccaccaatacccccaagtctttatctgctgcagttttaccaagtaattgattgTTTAGAAAACAATTGTACATTTGGCccgagtgcataactttacattttatCTACATTAACTTCAGCAAACATTTCTCTGcatactcctcaagcttccacaaatccctccaaTATTATACTATCTGTCCCAGAATTAATTACTTTATACGGCTTAGTATCTGTGAATATTGAAACTCTTTGTAAAGAGGTCTTCCagaatttatttattgttttttttatagtatagGTGACCAGTATTATATCTCCGGGGGTCTTGCATGTGCCACCTCTGCCAGTAAGCTCTGTAAGGGGACAAGTTCTGCAGCCTCTTTACATTCTGCTATGCTTAGCGCCATACATATTATTACAGCTCAGCCGCATTTATTTGCATGGAGCAAAGTTATTTGAGCCATCATCGGGGAGACTCGCACATCCATGACGCTCTCTCTAGGTCATTTTCCAGTGGTAAGGCATTTATGTGACATATCCGTATAATTAAATATAACTGGACACCTGGATGCTGTTAATCCTTGTTTATCGCTTTTGCCCATAATGCTGTAATGCTTTAATTGACTTTGTGTCTGGTTAATAAATCCTTTTATTTTCTTTCCTTAGTTTCTTCTATCAGAATGCCATTTCGATGATACGTCATGTTGGTCACGGCTTACTTGGTCCTCGTTGGCCTTTTGGCTCTTTGGTCAGTGTTGGAGTTCTCAGCTTGCCATTCAAAGCAGTCTCCCACCAGCAACACTTTAGGCAACCCAGCTTTCCGGCGTTTTCAACATGACTTTTTCCGAGCCTATTTCCCTGCACTGGCAGCGGACTGGCTGCAAGGTCCCTACCTGTACAAGCTTTACCAGCACTACAACTTCCTGGAGGGACAGATTGCCATCATTTATGTGTGTGGCTTTGGGGCCACAGTGCTTTCGGGATTGGTGAGTGCACCCCTGACAGGACGTCTTGGTAGACGGAAATCTTGTATACTTTTTTCCCTCCTCCTCGCAGGGTGTTACCTGTGTAAACTGTCTCAGGACTATTTTGTTCTCCTGACTGGGCGTGTTCTGGGTGGATTCTCAAGCGCTTTGTTATTTTCCTCCTTCGAGTCATGGTATGCACATGAACATGCTGAACATCACGACTTCCCAGCAGAATGGCTCCCTCACACCTTCTCTCAAGTATCTACCTGGAATGGGGGTATTGCTATTGTTGCAGGAGTAACAGCAAATGCCTGCGCGGAGTGGCTAGGACTAGGGCCAGCCTCGCCCTCTGTGTTAGCAGTACCATTGCTAGGTCTGTCTGTCACCCTCGTATGGCGGGAATGGGATGAGAACCATGGTCAGAGCAGCAGCTTTACTCGAAGTTGTGGTGATGGTCTGAGATGTCTTCTGAGGGACCGACGTGTACTGCTTTTAGGAGCCATACAGGCGTTATTTGAGAGTGTGGTTTACATCTTTATCTTCCTCTGGACTCCTGTACTGGACCCTCATAATACACCACTTGGCATTGCATTCTCTGGTTTtatggcagcaagtgcagcgggTTCATCACTTTACCGACTCGCTACTTCCAAGAAATATCACCTGCAACCCATGCACATCCTCTGTCTGTCCGTACTCATGGTTTTCTTCTCCCTCTTCATGCTAACCTTCTCTACAGCCCCAGGGCAGGAACGCCCAACAGAGTCCTTCCTTGCCTTCCTCCTCATAGAGCTAGCTTGTGGACTCTACTTCCCAGCAATGAGTTTTCTGAGGCGCAGACTGATCCCAGAAAAAGAACAAACTGGAGTAATGAACTGGTTCAGAGTCCCCCTTCACCTTATAGCTGGACTGGGTCTTCTGGTGCTTCATGACAGTGACTACCAAAGTGGTACAAGAAATATGTTCAGCTTGTGTGCCGTCACTATGCTGCTCGCACTCCTCAGTGTGGTCGGCCTCTTCTCAATGGTGAGAAATGACTCTGATCTACGGATGCCAAGTTCTGAGAATGAGCCCAGTGGAGCGGAGCTGTAAATTTGCTGTGAATATGACCAACCAAAGCAGGAGTGAGTGTGTTATAAACCCCAGTAGATGACAGTTTCAGCTTTCAGAAGGTTTGTTAAATAAAAAGGGTACCAGACTGGGACATCTGCAGAATTATGGACTTTTGTTACAAGTTGCAATAAAACATGTGCTTAAAGCACCAACTATAATGTGTCAGCACCTCTGGCTCTGTGTGTTACACATATGATGGGAATGAAGTCCGTATGGGAACAAAGCCTCAGTGCCAACTATTGTGATAGAGAAATACTACAATGGCATCAGTACTGTCATTATTCCTGAGAATGTTGGGGCCATAAGTCTGATTCACTGTTATAGCCCATTAACTTGTACAGGGAATCTGCAGTATAGGGAACGGTTTGAATCGCGGTAGAGATTggggacttaaaggacatctactaccagataaaggattgtagaccaaccacacggacatactggtgtgttcccactCTGTTagtatttgctcttcttttagcttcttatgcctttgtttttaagaaagaaaaggctttaaaattatgaacAATTAGCCTAAGTGGCTCTGAGCTCCATAGTTGTTCATGGAGTTTTGAAACcgtaaggctcatttgcataatttaacacCTTTTTTCGTTAAAAACAATGGTataagaagccaaaagaagagcagatcctgttagAGGGGGcgtacaccagcatgtaagtgtacttggtttgcaatccttgatTTTGGCGGTAGATTTCCCTAGGAAGATTGAACATGTAATTTTGGAAAGacccttttttaataaaagtaataCTCATCTTTTTGGGCATCTAAAAAAAATTGCCCTTCTAGTTTCTGACCTTATGATGGGTGGTGGGAAACCTAGAGAGAAGGATATAATGTTTTAGCTAAATAGCAATGTTTTCCCTATCCCATCCCAGAAAACATAATTGCATTCAGTTTAGTCTTAATCAAGGATTCTATCTTTTTGTTGCCATATTTTGATGGCTGTTTACTACCCAAGAGTAATTCGGAAATAAACTTATAACCATTTCAACATGGTGAGAATACATTCACACAAGGGCGTCTCTCCGGCACCACAATGTATACAAATTCCTCCTTTGATCTGCGTCTGAAGCCGTTGGTGACCTACAGAATTGCTACAGATATAGGGTTAATTCACAATGGTGTGTGCTGCATTGTGCATCCTTTATGTTTTGCTTCCTGGGTTTGTggtcctttgttttttttttttaatgcatttgtaTTCTTTGTAACTATACagggctttatttttattttagtacAAATGAAATAAACATGTAAAAACGAAGAAAAACATGAGCATGTCGCATTAAAATAGCTTCTAATAGGGTTTGTCCAGTCGCAAGAA includes:
- the MFSD5 gene encoding molybdate-anion transporter — its product is MLVTAYLVLVGLLALWSVLEFSACHSKQSPTSNTLGNPAFRRFQHDFFRAYFPALAADWLQGPYLYKLYQHYNFLEGQIAIIYVCGFGATVLSGLVSAPLTGRLGRRKSCILFSLLLAGCYLCKLSQDYFVLLTGRVLGGFSSALLFSSFESWYAHEHAEHHDFPAEWLPHTFSQVSTWNGGIAIVAGVTANACAEWLGLGPASPSVLAVPLLGLSVTLVWREWDENHGQSSSFTRSCGDGLRCLLRDRRVLLLGAIQALFESVVYIFIFLWTPVLDPHNTPLGIAFSGFMAASAAGSSLYRLATSKKYHLQPMHILCLSVLMVFFSLFMLTFSTAPGQERPTESFLAFLLIELACGLYFPAMSFLRRRLIPEKEQTGVMNWFRVPLHLIAGLGLLVLHDSDYQSGTRNMFSLCAVTMLLALLSVVGLFSMVRNDSDLRMPSSENEPSGAEL